Proteins encoded by one window of Gemmatimonas aurantiaca:
- the ilvD gene encoding dihydroxy-acid dehydratase, giving the protein MATPSLPSRHTTSGPERAPHRAFYYAMGLTAEEIARPLVGVVSSWNEAAPCNIALKRQAEVAKRGVIAGGGTPREFTTITVTDGIAMGHAGMKASLVSREIIADSVELTVRGHCYDALVGIAGCDKSLPGLMLAMVRLDVPSVFLFGGSIMPGRYKERDVTVLDVFEAVGAYAAGGISIDELTALEKVACPGAGACGGQYTANSMAYVSEAIGLALPGSASPPATYESRDAFAERAGMVVMDLLRSGLRPRQIVTRKALENAAAVVAATGGSTNATLHLPALAHEAGITFDLFDVAEVFKRTPLIADLKPGGKYLAKDVHDIGGVSVVLKSLLDGGFLHGDCITVTGRTLAENLAEVEIPTGQKVVMPVSQAISPTGGLVGLQGNLAPDGAVVKVAGLKHLQHSGPARVFDSEEACFSAVMERRYEAGDVLVIRYEGPTGGPGMREMLSTTSAIYGQGMGETVALITDGRFSGATRGLCIGHVGPEAAVGGTIGLLRDGDIIDIDAGAGTLSVRLSDEELAARRAAWTPRTNDFQSGALWRYMQTVGPARYGAVVHPGGQAETHVYADT; this is encoded by the coding sequence ATGGCCACTCCTTCGCTACCCAGTCGTCATACCACATCCGGTCCTGAACGCGCACCCCATCGGGCCTTCTACTACGCGATGGGACTGACCGCCGAGGAGATCGCGCGGCCGCTGGTGGGAGTGGTATCGAGCTGGAACGAAGCGGCGCCGTGCAACATCGCCCTCAAGCGACAGGCTGAAGTGGCGAAGCGCGGCGTGATTGCCGGCGGTGGCACGCCGCGTGAGTTCACCACCATCACCGTGACCGACGGCATCGCCATGGGGCATGCGGGCATGAAGGCCTCACTGGTGAGTCGCGAGATCATTGCCGATTCGGTGGAGCTCACCGTGCGCGGGCATTGTTACGACGCGCTGGTGGGCATCGCGGGGTGCGACAAATCGCTGCCCGGTCTCATGCTGGCGATGGTGCGTCTCGATGTGCCGTCGGTGTTTCTCTTCGGCGGTTCGATCATGCCCGGGCGCTACAAAGAGCGCGATGTGACGGTGCTCGATGTGTTCGAAGCGGTGGGCGCCTATGCGGCGGGCGGCATCTCCATCGACGAGCTCACCGCGCTGGAGAAGGTCGCATGTCCCGGTGCCGGCGCGTGCGGTGGACAGTACACGGCCAACAGCATGGCCTATGTCTCCGAAGCCATCGGTCTCGCATTGCCGGGATCGGCCAGCCCGCCGGCCACCTACGAATCGCGCGATGCGTTTGCCGAGCGGGCGGGAATGGTGGTGATGGATCTGCTGCGCAGCGGCTTGCGGCCCCGGCAGATCGTGACGCGCAAGGCGCTGGAGAATGCCGCGGCTGTGGTGGCAGCCACGGGAGGATCGACCAATGCCACGCTGCATCTGCCGGCGCTGGCGCACGAGGCCGGCATCACGTTCGATCTCTTCGATGTCGCGGAGGTCTTCAAGCGCACGCCCCTCATCGCCGATCTCAAGCCGGGCGGCAAGTATCTCGCGAAGGACGTGCACGATATCGGCGGGGTGAGCGTCGTGCTCAAGTCGTTGCTCGATGGTGGATTCCTGCACGGCGACTGCATCACCGTCACGGGGCGGACGCTGGCCGAGAATCTGGCCGAGGTGGAGATCCCGACCGGGCAGAAGGTGGTGATGCCGGTATCGCAGGCAATCTCGCCCACGGGCGGCCTGGTGGGTTTGCAGGGCAACCTCGCGCCCGATGGCGCCGTGGTGAAAGTGGCGGGTCTCAAGCATCTGCAACACAGCGGGCCGGCCCGGGTCTTCGACAGCGAAGAGGCCTGTTTCTCGGCCGTGATGGAACGTCGTTATGAGGCCGGTGACGTACTGGTGATCCGTTATGAAGGACCGACCGGTGGTCCGGGGATGCGCGAGATGCTGTCCACCACCTCGGCGATCTACGGACAGGGGATGGGAGAGACGGTGGCTCTCATCACCGACGGACGGTTCTCGGGTGCCACGCGCGGGTTGTGCATCGGACATGTCGGTCCCGAGGCCGCGGTGGGTGGCACGATCGGTCTCTTGCGTGATGGTGACATCATCGACATCGATGCCGGAGCGGGGACGTTGTCGGTGCGACTCAGCGACGAAGAACTCGCGGCCCGTCGCGCCGCCTGGACACCACGTACGAACGACTTCCAGAGTGGTGCCTTGTGGCGCTACATGCAGACGGTGGGACCGGCGCGGTATGGCGCGGTGGTGCATCCCGGCGGTCAGGCGGAAACGCACGTGTACGCGGATACCTGA
- a CDS encoding DUF1707 domain-containing protein, whose product MYDSYMPATVPDAHRERVVQLLSTAFANDRLTMEQLDDRLASVYRAQSIAELELLLVDPADPTRSLAMEAGATRVASPGVVPARGVAMAIMGGFQRQGPWVVPRHLRVMAVLGGGELDLREARLGPGITEIEIFSLWGGVEIIVPDGVRVDIVGMAFMGGFSVRGGGVTDDPNAPVLRVSGLAIMAGVDVRRKDRGRKGEKRYRQALERAERIRKRDGR is encoded by the coding sequence ATGTACGATTCGTATATGCCCGCCACGGTGCCGGATGCGCACCGTGAGCGGGTGGTGCAGTTGCTGTCCACGGCATTCGCCAACGATCGGTTGACGATGGAGCAGCTCGACGATCGGCTCGCCTCGGTGTACCGGGCGCAGTCGATCGCGGAGCTGGAACTGTTGCTGGTGGACCCTGCCGATCCCACGCGTTCGCTGGCGATGGAGGCGGGCGCCACGCGGGTCGCGTCGCCCGGCGTGGTGCCCGCGCGCGGCGTCGCGATGGCGATCATGGGCGGCTTTCAGCGCCAGGGGCCGTGGGTCGTTCCGCGTCACCTGCGTGTCATGGCCGTGCTGGGTGGTGGAGAACTCGATCTGCGCGAGGCGCGCCTGGGCCCCGGCATCACGGAGATCGAGATTTTTTCGCTCTGGGGCGGGGTGGAGATCATCGTCCCCGATGGGGTGCGCGTAGACATCGTGGGCATGGCGTTCATGGGTGGCTTCAGTGTGCGTGGTGGCGGTGTCACCGATGATCCGAATGCCCCGGTGTTGCGGGTGAGTGGACTGGCCATCATGGCCGGTGTCGACGTCCGTCGAAAGGATCGTGGTCGCAAGGGTGAGAAGCGCTATCGGCAGGCGCTCGAGCGTGCGGAACGTATCCGGAAGCGTGACGGGCGCTGA
- a CDS encoding amidase: protein MDTPLDVLAQAEAELAAMDYDETTTGLDRRQFMFRSLVAAAASAFGAPAVAAAEGRGALADVSAFWAGFQPPVQQQPPVPLGNGEAPALQFMPYPEGTGALMEKLVRQRGAAVFNRATFPVERWVGTVPTSPEDLAFLPAHRISALIKARRITSRQITDIYLERLKRLNPQLNCVVTLMETSARAEADAMDAELKAGKDRGPLHGVPYGIKDLFATKGVPTSWGSPDFKDQVFDYDAEIVTRLRNAGAVLLAKLSTGLYAQNDWWYGGRTNNPWNLNIGASGSSAGPGSATAAGCVAFAIGTETQGSIVSPSIRNGLSALRPTYGRVSRYGGMVLSWSQDRVGPMCRTAEDCAMVFNVLHGVDPKDSSTVTTPFNFDRTIKLSTLRIGVDPAAPKELVDQLKALGMVPREIGARPTVAGMQGGGLNVEYAAAFDFFVQRKAKEFGLDLDTLPARTSNNAPFGNTPPARPAGIAPDAPNPMAAADWNPRFVGGRTTRGFEFVQNQRRRLLLVQAWGAFMKDLDGFIGAPQADVAPNAQTGHPCAVLPYKFDVPSFGGPGGPGGANANNAPPPTYQPQPICAVITGNLYNDDIILSVAHQFQKATDFHRRRPALG from the coding sequence GTGGATACTCCTCTCGATGTGCTGGCGCAGGCCGAAGCCGAACTTGCGGCGATGGACTATGACGAGACCACGACCGGTCTCGATCGCCGTCAGTTCATGTTCCGGTCACTGGTCGCGGCTGCGGCCAGTGCCTTCGGTGCGCCTGCCGTCGCAGCGGCCGAGGGCCGCGGTGCGCTCGCCGATGTGAGTGCGTTCTGGGCCGGGTTCCAGCCGCCGGTGCAGCAACAGCCGCCCGTGCCGCTTGGCAATGGGGAGGCGCCGGCCCTGCAGTTCATGCCGTATCCCGAGGGGACCGGGGCGCTGATGGAGAAGCTGGTCCGGCAGCGCGGTGCGGCGGTGTTCAATCGCGCGACGTTCCCGGTGGAGCGCTGGGTGGGCACGGTCCCGACCAGCCCCGAGGATCTCGCATTCCTGCCGGCCCATCGCATCTCCGCGCTCATCAAGGCGCGGCGCATCACGTCGCGGCAGATCACCGACATCTATCTCGAACGCCTGAAGCGTCTCAATCCGCAGCTCAATTGCGTGGTGACGCTGATGGAGACCTCGGCGCGCGCCGAGGCCGACGCGATGGATGCCGAACTCAAAGCCGGCAAGGATCGTGGCCCGCTGCACGGTGTGCCGTACGGCATCAAGGATCTCTTCGCGACGAAGGGCGTGCCCACATCGTGGGGATCGCCGGACTTCAAGGACCAGGTGTTCGACTACGACGCGGAGATCGTCACGCGTCTGCGCAACGCCGGCGCGGTGTTGCTCGCCAAGTTGTCCACGGGCCTCTACGCGCAGAACGACTGGTGGTATGGCGGTCGCACCAACAATCCGTGGAACCTCAACATCGGCGCGAGCGGCTCGTCGGCGGGCCCCGGTTCGGCGACGGCCGCGGGCTGCGTGGCCTTTGCGATCGGCACCGAGACACAGGGGTCGATCGTGTCGCCTTCCATCCGCAATGGACTGAGCGCACTGCGCCCTACGTATGGTCGCGTGAGCCGCTATGGCGGCATGGTGCTGTCGTGGTCACAGGACCGCGTGGGACCGATGTGCCGCACGGCGGAGGACTGTGCGATGGTGTTCAACGTGCTGCATGGAGTCGATCCGAAGGATTCATCGACGGTGACCACGCCGTTCAATTTCGATCGCACCATCAAGCTGTCGACGTTGCGCATCGGTGTGGACCCGGCCGCGCCGAAGGAACTGGTGGATCAGCTCAAGGCGCTGGGGATGGTGCCGCGTGAGATCGGGGCGCGTCCAACGGTCGCCGGCATGCAGGGCGGGGGACTCAATGTGGAGTATGCGGCGGCGTTCGATTTCTTCGTGCAGCGCAAGGCGAAGGAGTTCGGTCTCGATCTCGACACGCTGCCCGCGCGCACGTCCAACAACGCGCCTTTCGGCAATACGCCACCGGCCCGGCCGGCGGGGATCGCTCCCGATGCTCCCAACCCGATGGCGGCGGCGGACTGGAATCCGCGCTTCGTAGGCGGACGCACCACGCGCGGTTTCGAGTTCGTGCAGAATCAGCGGCGGCGTCTGTTGCTGGTGCAGGCATGGGGGGCGTTCATGAAGGATCTCGATGGATTCATCGGTGCCCCGCAGGCCGACGTCGCTCCCAACGCGCAGACGGGGCATCCGTGTGCGGTGCTGCCGTACAAGTTCGATGTGCCCAGCTTCGGTGGACCCGGTGGTCCTGGCGGCGCCAACGCCAACAACGCACCGCCGCCGACGTATCAGCCGCAGCCCATCTGCGCGGTGATCACGGGCAATCTGTACAACGACGACATCATCCTCTCGGTGGCGCACCAGTTCCAGAAGGCCACCGACTTCCATCGCCGCCGGCCCGCACTCGGCTGA
- a CDS encoding energy transducer TonB — MRTRLVRRHVRRHVKLTLLESARRITSWLLQPWQLAGVASIAGLVGLTAVLTAVPTVLPPPAVDALARFIAPPKESAPAPSTERLSYVGLGQQSIQSVGEFKVPEPDGSVPVAASMGGEAGFEEEPAPEVISERPLTEIEVDSAAALDPSAAGPDYPVRMLEKNIEGLVLAQFVVDSLGRADTTTFKLLEPAEPDFVMAVKTALPRMKYRPASLGGRSVSQLVQQPFGFRIRPPGGD; from the coding sequence ATGCGCACGCGTCTGGTACGGCGTCACGTCAGGCGTCATGTGAAACTGACTCTGCTCGAGTCCGCGCGTCGTATCACGTCGTGGTTGCTGCAACCCTGGCAACTGGCGGGCGTGGCATCGATCGCCGGCCTGGTGGGCCTGACTGCGGTGCTGACCGCGGTGCCCACGGTATTGCCTCCGCCTGCCGTCGATGCGCTGGCACGGTTCATCGCGCCCCCCAAGGAGAGCGCGCCGGCGCCGTCCACCGAGCGATTGAGCTATGTGGGACTGGGCCAGCAATCGATCCAGTCGGTTGGCGAATTCAAGGTGCCCGAGCCCGATGGCTCGGTGCCCGTGGCCGCGAGTATGGGTGGAGAGGCCGGGTTCGAGGAAGAGCCGGCGCCCGAAGTGATTTCCGAGCGGCCGCTCACTGAAATCGAAGTCGATTCGGCGGCCGCGCTCGATCCCAGCGCGGCGGGTCCGGACTATCCCGTGCGGATGCTCGAGAAGAACATCGAGGGACTGGTGCTGGCGCAGTTCGTGGTCGACAGCCTGGGGCGCGCCGACACCACCACGTTCAAGCTGTTGGAGCCGGCCGAGCCCGATTTCGTGATGGCCGTGAAGACCGCGCTGCCGCGCATGAAATACCGGCCGGCCTCGCTGGGTGGGCGCAGCGTTTCCCAGCTCGTGCAGCAGCCGTTCGGTTTCCGGATCCGCCCACCCGGCGGGGATTGA
- a CDS encoding carboxypeptidase-like regulatory domain-containing protein, whose product MIRAILCPLLCLASVASATSILSAQQGASQGILQGTLQGTVRAAPTDVPLPYAVITIPALSIERFSGANGQFLIGNIAAGTHEVIVRRLGFVPERRTVTILPAQSTALDVRLAQVPVRLSQMTVRPAEPCRNPGIPDSARFPEVAQLVGLLRENADRYRLLVKQYPFTFVRTRALGVLRDQEFVIQEVESMQGTGVPQGDYQPGRVVKSERRPGGTDYSMSLPSLLDLADEAFAKNHCFRYAGASVHGDETWFRLDVRAADRLSSPDVHGAFYLDSATAQLRRMEVEMSRPDRLPRSLRSIRGVQVTTRFLEIAPGVSLVDNVCAVSWLKGSGRNLRHPIELQQIVRYAFSAPPPDIEAAGSRPAPPWNGVATLPRAELSCVAPDGL is encoded by the coding sequence ATGATCCGCGCGATCCTCTGCCCTCTCCTGTGCCTCGCCAGCGTCGCCAGCGCTACCAGCATCCTGAGTGCACAGCAGGGTGCATCACAGGGCATTCTGCAGGGCACGCTGCAGGGCACCGTCCGCGCCGCCCCCACCGACGTGCCGCTGCCCTACGCCGTCATCACGATCCCTGCCCTCTCGATCGAACGGTTCTCGGGGGCCAATGGGCAGTTTCTCATCGGCAACATCGCGGCGGGCACGCACGAGGTGATCGTCCGCCGACTGGGCTTCGTCCCCGAACGGCGCACCGTCACCATCCTGCCGGCGCAGAGCACCGCACTCGACGTGCGCCTCGCGCAGGTGCCCGTCCGGCTGTCGCAAATGACCGTGCGCCCCGCCGAACCCTGCAGGAATCCGGGCATTCCCGACAGCGCGCGGTTCCCCGAAGTCGCCCAACTCGTGGGCCTGCTCCGTGAAAACGCCGATCGGTATCGGCTGCTCGTGAAGCAGTATCCCTTCACCTTCGTGCGGACGCGCGCGCTGGGTGTGCTGCGCGATCAGGAGTTTGTCATTCAGGAAGTGGAGAGCATGCAGGGGACCGGCGTGCCGCAGGGGGACTACCAGCCGGGTCGTGTGGTGAAATCGGAACGGCGACCGGGTGGCACCGACTACTCGATGTCGCTGCCCTCACTGCTCGATCTCGCCGACGAAGCCTTTGCGAAGAACCACTGTTTCCGGTATGCGGGGGCCTCGGTGCACGGGGACGAGACCTGGTTCCGTCTCGATGTCCGGGCCGCCGACCGCCTCTCGTCACCGGATGTGCACGGCGCGTTCTATCTCGACAGCGCCACGGCGCAACTGCGTCGCATGGAGGTCGAGATGAGTCGTCCCGACCGCCTACCCCGGTCCCTGCGCTCCATTCGCGGCGTGCAGGTGACCACGCGCTTCCTCGAAATCGCCCCCGGCGTGTCGCTCGTGGACAACGTGTGTGCGGTGAGCTGGCTCAAAGGCTCGGGACGCAATCTCCGGCACCCCATCGAACTGCAGCAGATCGTGCGATACGCGTTCTCGGCGCCGCCGCCCGACATCGAAGCCGCGGGCTCGCGGCCGGCGCCTCCCTGGAACGGAGTGGCCACCTTGCCGCGCGCGGAGTTGTCCTGCGTGGCCCCCGACGGGCTCTGA
- a CDS encoding S8 family serine peptidase: MPMSRAIIAAIVLSASLSACARSATSTSPAPRPAPSGQPTQPVVQPPVTVTPEPPAAAQADTARADWHRLDAETDGVIGVGSERALRELLAGRTPQRTVVVAVIDGGVDTVHRYLAPVLWKNEREVAGNGRDDDNNGFVDDVFGWNFPVTADGAPVHHDTFEVTRLYAACAGRPAGVGLQRPAAARCDSVRTAYREQSQKVNGTLTQIRNIERTLTQVNAILGEVAGAGMLTRARVEAIKPANAMQEQARSIWLQLADNGLDAAAIAEAKEAYESQAKYGLDTLFNPHAPAGAAGSRDVMGPDAKHGTHVAGIIGAVRGAGNPVQGIAPGVRLMTVRAVPDGDERDADIARAVRYAVDNGAQIINMSFGKSWSPQKAAVDSAMRYAAGKGVLLVHAAGNDAENNDVSPSFPTSVDLAGARIPTWIEVGASSWKGRNKLAAGFSNYGKSRVDLFAPGEDILSTVPGGDVKRESGTSMAAPVVSGVAALLMAHFPSLTALQVKEILLQSVRTFPGQLVDKPGGDGQRVPFSDLSASGGIVDAYAAVKLALQRIQ, translated from the coding sequence ATGCCGATGTCCCGTGCCATCATCGCGGCCATCGTGCTCAGCGCTTCGCTGAGCGCATGCGCCCGCTCTGCCACCTCCACGTCCCCCGCACCGCGTCCGGCGCCGAGTGGGCAGCCCACGCAGCCCGTGGTGCAGCCGCCCGTCACCGTGACACCCGAACCACCGGCCGCGGCGCAGGCGGACACTGCCCGTGCCGATTGGCACCGCCTCGACGCGGAGACGGACGGGGTGATCGGCGTGGGTTCGGAACGTGCCTTGCGCGAACTGCTCGCCGGCCGCACCCCGCAGCGCACCGTCGTCGTGGCCGTGATCGACGGCGGCGTGGACACCGTACATCGTTACCTCGCCCCGGTGCTCTGGAAGAACGAGCGGGAAGTGGCCGGCAATGGCCGCGACGACGACAACAACGGTTTTGTCGACGATGTGTTCGGATGGAATTTTCCGGTCACGGCCGATGGGGCACCCGTGCACCATGACACCTTCGAGGTGACACGACTGTACGCGGCGTGCGCTGGACGACCGGCGGGTGTCGGTCTGCAACGACCGGCGGCCGCGCGCTGCGATTCGGTGCGCACCGCGTATCGCGAACAGTCGCAGAAGGTGAACGGCACCCTCACGCAGATCCGGAACATCGAGCGGACGCTGACGCAGGTGAACGCCATCCTCGGCGAGGTGGCGGGTGCCGGGATGCTCACACGCGCACGCGTGGAAGCCATCAAGCCGGCCAACGCCATGCAGGAACAGGCCCGGAGCATCTGGCTGCAACTGGCCGACAACGGTCTCGATGCCGCCGCGATCGCCGAGGCCAAGGAAGCCTATGAATCCCAGGCGAAGTACGGACTCGACACCCTGTTCAATCCTCACGCGCCTGCCGGTGCGGCCGGCTCGCGTGATGTCATGGGTCCCGATGCCAAACACGGCACGCATGTCGCGGGCATCATCGGCGCCGTGCGAGGGGCGGGCAATCCCGTGCAGGGCATCGCGCCCGGTGTGCGTCTGATGACCGTGCGCGCCGTGCCCGATGGTGACGAGCGGGATGCCGATATCGCGCGCGCGGTGCGGTATGCCGTGGACAATGGGGCGCAGATCATCAACATGAGCTTCGGCAAATCGTGGTCGCCCCAGAAGGCCGCCGTGGACAGCGCCATGCGTTACGCCGCCGGCAAGGGCGTCCTGCTGGTGCATGCGGCGGGCAACGACGCCGAGAACAACGATGTGAGTCCCTCGTTCCCCACCAGTGTCGATCTCGCCGGCGCGCGCATTCCGACCTGGATCGAAGTGGGCGCGAGTTCCTGGAAAGGTCGGAACAAACTGGCCGCCGGTTTCTCCAACTACGGCAAGTCCCGCGTCGATCTGTTCGCGCCGGGCGAGGACATCCTGTCGACGGTGCCTGGCGGCGATGTGAAACGGGAGAGCGGAACCAGCATGGCCGCCCCGGTGGTATCGGGTGTGGCCGCGTTGCTGATGGCGCACTTCCCATCGCTCACGGCCTTGCAGGTGAAGGAGATTCTCCTGCAATCGGTGCGGACATTCCCGGGACAACTGGTGGACAAGCCCGGTGGTGATGGTCAGCGCGTTCCGTTCAGCGATCTGTCCGCCAGCGGCGGCATCGTCGACGCCTATGCCGCCGTGAAGCTGGCCCTGCAGCGCATTCAGTGA
- a CDS encoding NYN domain-containing protein yields MSTRAMLFIDGTWLAVTSNRMADQRGLLGRTGGPLDFGVLPRLCAAQVAAQMEPGTSLDVVRTHYFASIATNFDPIDGDAVQRRSDFFDALRRHHRYEVYRFETDYRGGRVRRGPHVPDSPFEPREKAVDVGMATALLEMAALSAYDIAIVVCGDRDFVPALQAVRRLGKRVAILSAHGSCAREFSDANDTAHVRDFDTLWLDELWPQLVSPSARPALHIVPGAAPPAVRAEQASGAVPLSAPLSAPLPLSETADQDADAAVSGGDVGAAVTGLDIAAEPVPEDAGTLPTGLVIKVHEHGYGFIRGDDGLDYYFRGTDMREPGQFAHLERRGTRVHYTVHTPADRGSAGRAIHVDAISGLSEQPLRTVLSATRTRPSPVIVEQPPSALDLLWDHDPCAPPPSAARTALGTY; encoded by the coding sequence ATGTCGACCAGAGCAATGCTGTTCATCGATGGAACGTGGCTGGCGGTCACCTCCAACCGCATGGCCGACCAGCGCGGGCTGCTGGGGCGGACCGGCGGACCGCTGGATTTCGGGGTGCTGCCTCGGCTGTGCGCCGCGCAGGTGGCGGCGCAGATGGAACCCGGCACCAGTCTCGATGTGGTCCGTACACACTATTTCGCATCGATCGCCACCAACTTCGATCCGATCGATGGCGACGCCGTGCAGCGCCGCAGCGATTTTTTCGACGCCCTTCGCCGGCATCACCGATATGAAGTGTACCGGTTCGAGACGGACTATCGCGGTGGACGGGTGCGCCGTGGGCCGCACGTGCCGGACTCGCCATTCGAGCCGCGCGAGAAGGCGGTCGATGTAGGGATGGCCACCGCGCTCCTCGAGATGGCGGCGTTGTCGGCCTACGACATCGCCATCGTGGTGTGTGGGGATCGTGATTTTGTTCCCGCGCTGCAGGCGGTGCGTCGACTCGGCAAGCGAGTGGCCATTCTGAGTGCCCACGGCAGTTGTGCCCGGGAATTCAGCGACGCGAACGACACTGCACACGTCCGGGATTTCGATACGCTGTGGCTCGATGAGCTCTGGCCGCAGCTGGTCTCACCATCGGCGCGCCCCGCCTTGCACATCGTGCCGGGCGCCGCGCCGCCAGCCGTTCGTGCCGAGCAGGCATCAGGCGCTGTGCCTCTGTCCGCACCTCTCTCCGCGCCGTTGCCCTTGTCGGAGACCGCCGACCAGGATGCCGATGCAGCCGTTTCAGGCGGAGATGTCGGGGCGGCAGTGACCGGACTCGATATCGCTGCCGAGCCGGTGCCGGAAGACGCCGGGACGCTGCCCACCGGTCTCGTGATCAAAGTGCACGAGCATGGATACGGGTTCATTCGTGGCGACGATGGCCTGGACTACTACTTCCGCGGCACCGACATGCGGGAACCCGGACAGTTTGCTCACCTCGAACGAAGGGGGACGCGGGTGCACTACACGGTGCACACGCCGGCCGATCGTGGCAGTGCCGGACGCGCCATCCATGTCGACGCCATCTCGGGGCTTTCGGAGCAGCCACTGCGCACGGTCCTGTCGGCCACACGTACCCGGCCGTCTCCCGTGATCGTCGAACAGCCCCCCTCCGCCCTGGATCTCCTGTGGGATCATGATCCCTGTGCGCCTCCGCCGTCGGCTGCGCGCACGGCGCTCGGCACGTACTGA
- a CDS encoding cbb3-type cytochrome c oxidase subunit I yields the protein MNPLVRRYLRTAIAFLIIGLGIGIWMMYAREFGAFQPPRVRSAHTHALLVGFVMLMITGVALWMFPRPRQDDQVYRPGLASAAWWAIALGTGTRVLLELVLPANAPVMWRGLLVAAGVVQALGMVLFFGTMWTRIRSSGAASERRT from the coding sequence ATGAATCCGCTCGTTCGCCGCTATCTCCGTACCGCGATCGCCTTTCTCATCATCGGCCTCGGGATCGGCATCTGGATGATGTATGCGCGTGAATTCGGCGCGTTTCAGCCGCCACGCGTGCGCAGCGCGCACACGCACGCGCTGCTGGTGGGTTTCGTGATGCTCATGATCACCGGCGTGGCGCTGTGGATGTTTCCGCGGCCGCGGCAGGACGATCAGGTCTACCGTCCTGGACTCGCCTCAGCCGCCTGGTGGGCCATTGCGCTCGGCACCGGCACACGTGTGCTGTTGGAACTGGTATTGCCCGCCAACGCGCCGGTGATGTGGCGCGGCCTGCTGGTGGCCGCGGGCGTGGTGCAGGCGCTGGGGATGGTGCTCTTTTTCGGCACGATGTGGACGCGCATCCGTTCCTCGGGCGCGGCGAGCGAACGACGCACGTGA
- a CDS encoding DUF488 domain-containing protein — translation MTRHTVALKRAYDPPSPEDGKRVLVDRLWPRGVSKAEAHIDLWLKDVAPSTDLRTWFAHDPAKWGEFERRYRAELAKNPALEELRELVATHSVTLVYGAKDTEHNQAVVLQRLLTA, via the coding sequence GTGACCAGGCATACTGTCGCGCTGAAACGGGCGTATGACCCACCGTCGCCGGAAGACGGCAAACGGGTGCTCGTCGATCGTCTCTGGCCGCGCGGGGTCAGCAAGGCCGAGGCGCACATCGACCTCTGGCTCAAGGACGTGGCGCCGTCGACGGATCTGCGGACGTGGTTTGCGCACGACCCGGCCAAATGGGGCGAATTCGAGCGACGGTACCGGGCGGAACTCGCCAAGAATCCCGCGCTCGAGGAATTGCGTGAACTGGTCGCGACACACAGCGTGACACTGGTGTACGGGGCAAAGGACACGGAGCACAATCAAGCCGTGGTGCTGCAGCGCCTCCTCACCGCATGA